One region of Vanessa cardui chromosome 20, ilVanCard2.1, whole genome shotgun sequence genomic DNA includes:
- the LOC124538229 gene encoding nucleolysin TIAR, translating into MGDESHPKTLYVGNLDASVTEDFLCALFGQIGEVKGCKIIREPGNDPYAFLEFTNHTAAATALAAMNKRVFLDKEMKVNWATSPGNQPKTDTSNHHHIFVGDLSPEIETHILREAFAPFGEISNCRIVRDPQTLKSKGYAFVSFVKKADAEAAIQAMNGQWLGSRSIRTNWSTRKPPTKGPNEGAPSSKRAKQPTFDEVYNQSSPTNTTVYCGGFTSNVITEELMQSTFSQFGQIQDIRVFRDKGYAFIRFTTKEAAAHAIEATHNTEISGHTVKCFWGKENGGTENQSTNNPPAAPAPMGAQTQYPYAYQQGMGYWYAQGYPALQGYMAPGYYQQYAATYSTPQAAAAAGYRMSMPGGGAAGGSWGGAPQPLMYASVPSAQYPSQ; encoded by the exons ATGGGCGACGAAAGCCACCCGAAAACTCTCTACGTCGGTAATTTAGACGCGAGTGTGACAGAAGATTTCCTATGCGCGTTGTTCGGACAAATAGGCGAAGTTAAAGGCTGCAAAATAATTCGTGAGCCAGGTAATGATCCCTATGCTTTCCTCGAGTTTACAAATCACACGGCGGCGGCTACGGCCCTGGCCGCCATGAACAAACGAGTATTTCTCGACAAGGAAATGAAGGTTAATTGGGCTACGAGTCCTGGCAATCAGCCTAAGACGGATACGAGCAACCACCACCACATATTTGTAGGTGATCTATCACCTGAAATTGAAACTCACATATTGCGCGAAGCTTTTGCACCATTTGGTGAGATTTCAAACTGTCGAATAGTACGTGACCCACAAACGCTCAAATCTAAGGGGTACGCCTTCGTTTCGTTTGTTAAGAAAGCTGATGCTGAAGCGGCAATTCAAGCTATGAACGGTCAATGGTTGGGATCGCGATCTATACGTACCAACTGGTCCACACGTAAACCACCAACCAAAGGGCCCAACGAAGGAGCGCCGAGTAGCAAGCGAGCCAAACAACCTACATTTGACGAGGTCTACAACCAGAGTTCACCGACGAACACGACCGTATACTGTGGAGGTTTCACTAGCAATGTTATCACTGAAGAGTTAATGCAAAGCACATTTTCACAGTTTGGCCAGATACAAGACATAAGAGTTTTCAGGGATAAAGGATATGCTTTTATTAGGTTCACAACTAAGGAAGCGGCGGCTCACGCTATAGAAGCAACACATAATACAGAAATTAGTGGTCACACAGTCAAATGTTTCTGGGGTAAAGAGAATGGAGGAACAGAGAACCAG AGTACGAACAATCCACCTGCAGCGCCCGCGCCAATGGGAGCGCAAACGCAGTACCCCTATGCATACCAACAAGGAATGGGATATTGGTATGCTCAG GGTTACCCCGCGCTACAGGGCTACATGGCGCCCGGGTACTATCAGCAATATGCCGCAACCTACAGCACCCCGCAAGCCGCAGCAGCTG CCGGCTACCGCATGAGCATgccgggcggcggcgcggcgggcgggtCGTGGGGCGGCGCGCCGCAGCCGCTCATGTACGCGTCCGTGCCGTCCGCGCAGTACCCCTCCCAGTAG
- the LOC124538231 gene encoding transmembrane emp24 domain-containing protein bai, with amino-acid sequence MEVQYLILFLSIFWHGCDAIMWSLAPNTQKCLKEELHANVLVAGEYEVVEVKGQRIDYIVRDSKGHILAQKDSITKGKFTFVTETYDTFEVCFISKVPPEHRGIAQDVTLDIKVGIEAKNYEGIGEAAKLKPMELELKRLEDLSEAIVQDFTLMRKREEEMRDTNESTNNRVLYFSVFSMVCLLGLATWQVLYLRRYFKAKKLIE; translated from the exons atggaGGTGCAATATCTCATATTATTTTTGAGTATTTTCTGGCATGGGTGCGATGCTATAATGTGGAGCTTAGCACCGAACACACAAAAGTGTTTGAAAGAGGAGCTTCATGCTAATGTACTAGTTGCCGGTGAATATGAAGTTGTGGAAGTCAAAGGGCAAAGAATTGATTACATC gtgCGCGATTCAAAAGGTCACATTCTTGCTCAGAAAGATAGTATTACAAAAGGAAAATTCACATTTGTAACAGAGACATATGACACATTTGaagtttgtttcatatcaaAAGTACCTccag AACACCGTGGTATTGCACAGGATGTAACACTGGACATCAAAGTTGGTATTGAAGCAAAGAATTATGAAGGT ATTGGTGAGGCCGCCAAATTGAAGCCTATGGAGCTGGAGTTAAAGAGATTAGAAGATTTATCAGAAGCCATTGTTCAGGACTTCACACTCATGAGGAAAAGAGAAGAAGAAATGAGAGATACGAATG AGTCAACAAACAATCGTGTGCTGTATTTCAGTGTGTTCTCTATGGTCTGTCTTCTTGGTTTGGCTACGTGGCAGGTTCTATATCTACGCAGATACTTCAAAGCCAAAAAactcattgaataa
- the LOC124538230 gene encoding zinc transporter 7 has protein sequence MLPLIQKDTRQSRGAISGIPEKFQNWLRLIFSDKNSKNLFLFLLLNLSFAFVELFYGVWSNSLGLISDAFHMFFDCTGLVAGLAASLVSKWRANERYSYGYARAEVLAGFVNGLFLLFISFFILKEAVERAIEPPEVKHERLLVVSILGFLVNLVGIYAFHHGHGHGHGGHGHSHGGHGHSHNHNHGHSHDDIEAPTGAGSAIMRGVFLHVLADTLGSVGVIISAILMQLFGWMRADPICSMAIALLIAASVFPLVMDSGAVLLQRTPVSLERALPNLYTRVVGLAGVHAVQEPHFWTLCSDVHVGAIKLEVAREVDPRYVTDQAARIFREAGVKHLTVQLDYSPL, from the exons atgttgCCTCTCATACAGAAGGACACCCGACAGTCCCGGGGTGCTATTTCAGGCATTCCCGAAAAGTTTCAAAACTGGCTGAGATTGATATTTTCGGACAAAAATtccaagaatttatttttatttcttctacTGAACTTGTCTTTTGCGTTTGTGGAGTTATTCTATGGAGTTTGGTCAAATAGTTTAG gtCTCATTTCTGATGCATTCCATATGTTCTTTGACTGTACGGGCTTGGTGGCTGGATTGGCGGCTTCATTGGTATCAAAATGGAGAGCAAATGAACGCTACTCATATGGCTATGCAAGAGCAGAGGTGCTGGCAGGCTTTGTAAATGGACTTTTTCTACtcttcatttcatttttcatcCTTAAGGAGGCAGTGGAAAGAGCTATTGAACCACCTGag gtaAAACATGAAAGGTTGCTTGTCGTCTCTATACTTGGATTCCTAGTCAACCTCGTCGGAATATACGCTTTCCATCACGGCCACGGACACGGTCATGGCGGCCATGGTCACTCACATGGTGGTCACGGTCATTCGCACAACCATAATCACGGTCACTCGCACGATGACATCGAAGCTCCCACCGGTGCGGGATCTGCCATAATGCGCGGAGTGTTCCTTCACGTTCTCGCCGACACACTAGGTTCCGTCGGCGTTATAATATCCGCCATTTTAATGCAGTTATTTGGCTGGATGCGAGCAGATCCAATTTGCTCAATGGCTATAGCGTTGCTTATAGCAGCGAGTGTGTTCCCGCTAGTGATGGACTCTGGTGCTGTTTTGTTACAACGGACTCCAGTGTCACTCGAACGGGCGCTCCCGAACTTATACACTAGGGTAGTAGGCTTAGCAGGTGTGCATGCGGTCCAAGAACCGCACTTCTGGACTCTTTGCAGTGACGTACATGTTGGCGCGATAAAGCTCGAGGTCGCAAGGGAGGTTGACCCTCGTTACGTCACAGATCAAGCTGCGAGGATCTTCAGAGAAGCCGGCGTGAAACATCTGACAGTTCAATTAGACTACTCCCCGCTTTGA